The following is a genomic window from Methanothermobacter tenebrarum.
TCCATGTTAAGGGCTCCGAAGCCTACCACATCGAACATTTAACATCCCCAAAAAAAATTATTAATCCTAGAAGATTTCATGGAGGAATATCTTATCATCACCTAGTTTACCCTCGTAGTTGCCGGCTGAAACCCTTATCACACCATCAAATTCTGAAACGGCATTCACACCCACTCTAAGGGCTTCTATGACTTTTTTTCTGGAAAGTCCGTTTATTACTATCTCTGGTATGTATTTAACCCCATCTGGGACTTTGGATTCCTTGCCTAGTCTTGTTTTTAGTGATGGACAGTATGGATGGTTTGTTGTGGGGCCTATCCATGGGTACTTTGTTTCGGGCTTTGATGGGGCTGAACAGATATCAAATGGTGTTATAACCTTATCCACTCTACTTATGGCTTCTATGGCACTTTTACCCGCTTCTAGGACCGATTCTTTATCCTTGCACATGTACCAGAAGTTGGCACCCATTATACCTGTCTGGTATCCTAGCCTGGCTTCTATTTTGAAGTCTGGCACTGCTATGGGTACTATTATCATCTCTCTTCCATGAATGGTTTCTATCCATTCGTATCCATCACCACAATGTCCAACGTGCTTCATCATGTCAATGTAACCTTCTGCTTCTAAACTTGCATCAAATAGGCTTGTGAACGGCTTCACTAGGATGTCTTGCCTTATCCTATAAGATAATTCCACCTCAAATTTTTCCATGTTATCAAGGGCGAAATAGAATTGTAGAATAGCACCATGTCTAGAATCTGGGGTCATGTCAGGATCCAGGAAAGATTCAACGCCACTTTCTAATCTTCCTATTACCGCTGCGGGTGTGGAAGTGGCATCATATGCCGCTCTTTTAACTGTTCTTTTGTCGTGGGCGGTTACTATGGCCCTTACACATTTACCCTTAAAGGTTTCACAGAATGTATCCTCTATGATTGTACCGTTGATCTTCACTATCCTAGGCCTCCTATGGCTTCCCCCCTGACCCTTTTACGCATTTGGAGGCTCTCCTCTGCTATCTCTTCTATGTTATCATCTGGGATGAGTATTCTTGGGAACTTTTTCTTGGATGTTTCCATGAATTTTTCGAAAATATTATAGCTTATCCTAAAGTTTTCCAAGGCTCTTTCAGGGTCCATTGTGTAAGCTTTCACGAATTCTATGATATAGTCTCTGCCGAAACGTGAATGTAAATCTGCTATCAGAGCTAATGGGAGGGCGTTCTCTGCTATGATGACTATATCAGCTTCCCTTACAGCGTAATGGTTCCCATTGAAGGATACGGCCAAGCCGCGCCCCCTTGTATACCTGAGGGGTTCCACATCGGTTATACTATCCCCTATATATAATGTTGACTTTATGGGGAGTTTTTCCTTTTTGAGTATTTCTTTGAGGGCTAGGCGTTTACCCTCTCCTCCCACTGTCTTAACATCCTCTATGAGTTTACCTATCCTCATCTGGGGTATTTCCTCGAAGAATATTTTGTCCATTGTCTCGAAATCAGCGCCCTCTACTATCATGTCTTTGAATTGGAATAGTTTCTCCCTTTCATCCTCGGGGAGTTCGTGTGAGTCTATGTCAAGGCTTGTATAATATGTGTTCTCGAGGGGGAAGTTGATGAGGTTACAGAGGGCTTCAATGTATTGCTTGTAACTTGTGCTTATGATATAGGATGGCATGAGTCCTTGGACTCGTTGTAGTAGTTCGCGCGCCCATGGGACTAGGCTGATATTTTCCTTGGAGAATTCCACTATCTTATCATTGGTAAC
Proteins encoded in this region:
- a CDS encoding formylmethanofuran--tetrahydromethanopterin N-formyltransferase; its protein translation is MKINGTIIEDTFCETFKGKCVRAIVTAHDKRTVKRAAYDATSTPAAVIGRLESGVESFLDPDMTPDSRHGAILQFYFALDNMEKFEVELSYRIRQDILVKPFTSLFDASLEAEGYIDMMKHVGHCGDGYEWIETIHGREMIIVPIAVPDFKIEARLGYQTGIMGANFWYMCKDKESVLEAGKSAIEAISRVDKVITPFDICSAPSKPETKYPWIGPTTNHPYCPSLKTRLGKESKVPDGVKYIPEIVINGLSRKKVIEALRVGVNAVSEFDGVIRVSAGNYEGKLGDDKIFLHEIF
- a CDS encoding energy-converting hydrogenase A, subunit R produces the protein MKKLFVTDCEGPISLNDNAFELASHFIPDGDKFFAAVSKYDDILAYEIKRPGYNAGDTLKLITPFLKAYNVTNDKIVEFSKENISLVPWARELLQRVQGLMPSYIISTSYKQYIEALCNLINFPLENTYYTSLDIDSHELPEDEREKLFQFKDMIVEGADFETMDKIFFEEIPQMRIGKLIEDVKTVGGEGKRLALKEILKKEKLPIKSTLYIGDSITDVEPLRYTRGRGLAVSFNGNHYAVREADIVIIAENALPLALIADLHSRFGRDYIIEFVKAYTMDPERALENFRISYNIFEKFMETSKKKFPRILIPDDNIEEIAEESLQMRKRVRGEAIGGLG